CATCCAATATACATAAATGCTAAAATGTCCTAGTTTtgtcatcatataaaacatctcTACTAGGAAATTGCACTCACACTAGTTAGGTATTCTCTCGGGAATTTATAATATCCCTGGTGAATATTGAACAAACTGGTCGTTGATTGCTTGTAGATAATTGGTGAATAAGTTTCATGGGGATATCTTTGTAGTTGATCATAAAGAATCTAGGTAGGTTCATATATCATCTTATTGTATCCTCCTTAAGAGTCTCAGAAAGAAGCTTACACTTTAGGGAGTTAGTGGCGCCTATTATCGCCATCACAGCGTTGATGCTAATAATATGCTTATGTGGATCACTTTCATGTGGAAGGTTATTAATGATGGTGGTTTGAAGTTATCTAGTAATGGTGTGTCCCATATTTTATCATAGAGAGGTTATGTATCTAGGATCTTTGTACCTTCCGAATTGTATACCTCTTGATCTCATTGTTGTTGAACATTCAAAACATTGTCTTTTAGGATTTCATTTTGGTGATGTAACTCTTCCATAGAAGCTTGCATCTTTGCTATGGCTTATTGGTTGCATTGTTATTATTGGCCACACGTCTCACAAATATGGAACGGTCGTTCGGCAGACAAATGCTTTAGATAAGATACTGGTCCATGTTAATTTTACCATACTCTAAGGTGTGTGCCAATTGTACTTACAATAGGTACAAAATATACTACCATGTCTGCAATAAGATATGTTAGAGGGCTTAGTGCTCTgatatataaaaagtaaatgGTTTACTCAACTTCGTAGATGAATATTTATAGACAGTAGCTAGAATGGAGAAGCTAATGGGAAGACTGATTCTTGTGCCTACAAAATTGATGGCACATCTCCCAAGTATGACTCGTTAAAGGAATGATTGTGGTGAGTTACCTTACTATGTAGGAAGTGGGATCAGTCTAACCAATACTTTAGTTATTCATTTACCGAGTCTTATTAAACTCGTTAAGGACATGGCTCACCATATCTTCCATGAGAGGGAGAGGGTCGAGTCTGATCAGGTACTCACCAAGATACCTCGTCATCCTTTACTAAAGTACTCGCCATATTACTTAAATGTTGGAGAGGTTGTGTGTCGAGCTCTTTAGACCTCTATCAAAGATATCTCAGTCCAATATGAAATTTATATATTGCATATACAACTTATTGATCACAATCTGGCGTCCCAATGGTGGATGTATACACTTTAAAGGTGGAAGAAGAAAGATTGCATCTCATGAAAAAAACCATCAGCATGTCCTGTGTACAGATGCATATATGCAAAAGGATGTTTATTAGAGTTATCTTCTTAGCTTAATTCTTCATGGGACTTTTTCAGAATAGATGAAAGGttgcaaaatataatatatagaaataaataaaaataaaatggccCATGCAGGTCTAGAACCTACGACCTTCGCGTTATTAGCACGACgctctaaccaactgagctaATGGGCCATGTTTTTTGCTTTTGAATTGGAAAACACATATCACTAAAACCTTGTTTGTCATCATGATGATACCAACATATAATAGGGGATATAGATCAATATAACATTCAAACTCTTGTTTCTTCCTTATTTTAGTTTTCCAATAAAATATAACCTCCAAAATACTCAAAACCTCACATTCTCCCCTTAAAACTAACTTCTAAAAACACACATTACTTACATTGAGGACTCCTAACTATATAGAATTCATTTTCATTTCCTTAGATTCATCGTTACCGGATTTATTTATTTTGCTGATCTATCATTTGTGTCAAAAGGATTCATCTTATACATAGTCTTCTCTAATTTATGGTCCTTTTGGCAAATCATATTTccatttttaaatactttttcaaaattggttttatttttttatcacaatAATAGATAGATAAGATCATCTTATACATGGTAGGTCGATTCTATTTATGTTTTGTTTGCAAAGACGTGCGCTAACACAAATGAATAATAGAGAGAATTCAAAATCTGAGCCACATAATCCACTTTGAAGGGAACCTCGTCAAAGCTGGTACATTTCCAGATCCATGTAATCCACTTTGAAGGAAACCTCATCAAAGAAATATCTACATCAGATAATTCCAATCAACTAAGCAAAAAAATTTCAATGCCTGTCTTGAAATATTATTGTTACAAAAATATTCTTACATTATTTAATGTTATGAAGGGATGATCATTAAATAGGGtagattattaaatatatttctaccatgtttgtttttgtaaaatcaagaaaattaaaaaggttttaactctttccaaaaaaaaaaaaaacattctaaAAGAAGGTTTAATTTCGCATTTAATCCTTCTATTTTAATCCAACACataatttttattccaaaaatttATAAAGTCTAAAAATGGTGATTGTTGCTAAAAATGATATTTAACAAATCACCAATTTATGGATTCAAAATCTAAATTTTGACCAAACTTGCAATAAATATGATAACTGAAGAaccttaaaaaattgattttaagaataaatgtaaaaatataaaGTAACATCAAACCTAAAAAAGAAATAGAAGGGTGTGTGACAGATGATAGAAGAGAAGAACCCAATAAAAGAAAACATACCACTCTTTTATTAGAGGGCCCAAAATAGATGACAAAATTTAAAAGAAACATAATTGCTAAGAATGTCATAAAGAATATTCATAAGCTGTGCAAGTAAAAGCTAGAATGCCACCTGCAAAATCAAAGTTATCAGTTATGAGTTATGGAACCTACACTTTATTATGGCAATTATTTGGTTGGATTCCATTAACTTTGTTTTATCATCATGATACCGACAGTGGATTCCTAAATGAGAGGAATTTGTTTTCATCTACATAGTATTGAACATCAAGCTTTTTTTCATATTAATAGaaaaagcagaaaaataaacagtACAACTGTCTAAAAAATTTCTATGGTAAATCTTAAACGAAACTCTTAATATCATGTTAAGAAATATGGTTTGAGTTTAACCTATCCATACAAAATCGGCTGGTAAGGTTAAGAATGTCTCaacttataaacacatgttcagACCATATTTTGACCGTTGTAGGAACACAACCAAAAAAAATAAGATAGGTAATAAGAAAATGAAAATGTAACctgaatatattttttatgttcaGATGTTATAGCACACATAAACAGTGATCATATCATCATCAGTTATTACAACAAAACAGGCCtaataaaagagaaattgaaCTCAATACATAATTCAAACATAATGACAATAACATGAATGTttgataatagtaataataatagaaaagttTGAAACCTTCTCTGCACAACTCAAAATCCACatgcttctttctctttttctcaagCTCATCCATGAGTGTTAAAAGCTTCCCACAACAAGTTCTGTGGAGAAGCATTAGTGAAATCCCTTGCTTGCAGTGCAGCAGTTCTGAGAGTCTTGAGAGTCCAAAGATTTGCCTCAACAAATGTCAAACTTCTATAAGGCAAATTATGTTTCTTGCAAAGATCAATCACCAATGGTGAAACCTTCCTCAGTTGAGCCCTAGGTAGCCTTGGAAACAAATGATGTTCAAGCTGAAACTGCAAACCACCAAAGAACCAATCCATCCATGTCGAACAAGATATATCCAATGTTCCGCTCGTCTGCTTCTCAAACCAATCATTTCCGCTTGGAGGACCGACGTACACGTTAGCAGCGAAATGGTTCAAACAGAATTGAAGATGTTGGATGGAACAAACCACAAAACAAGCAAGAACAAACATCAACCTTTCCGGCCAACTAGGTAGGCATGACAATAAAAGAGGGAACCAAGTCCAGAACACCGCGATTCCCATGATGTTGTAAAGTCTATCAGGGACATTTCGTGTTGGCGAAAACAATAGCAAAAACGTCTGAAGATACAAGTTAAGCCTTGCGAAACACAAGACAGGGTAAAAAGTCCAATGCTGATAACTGATCAAAAACCTAGACAAAGCATCAAACTTCAACTGTCTATCATAGAAATAAGACTTGATGTTCCCGAATAATCGCGAAGAGACAGCGAAAACCGGGATATGCTGCAAATCAGGATCATAATCAAGACTATTGCAAGCAATATGATGAGCATTATGAGTCCATTTCCACCAAGCAATACTTATACCAGTCAAACAATTCCCACAAATAATCTGCGCCAATTTATTATACCCCTTACTCGACATAACCTCGTAGTGACCGGAATCATGACCCACATAAGTACTTTGCATCCAAAGCAAACCCAACAACATCCCAGAACCCAAATGAGCCCAAATACTCTCACAACCAACAACACCAAAAACAACAATAGAAAACATAATTGCAACAGAGGTTAATGTGAACAAAGTAACATGctctttcttttcaaacaaacCCAGTTTCACAAACTCAGAAACCATCTTCCTATAATCCTTAGAAACCTCAGACACCTTAAAATCATCAAGGTAAAAGCCAGTAAAAAATCTCTCAAGATGTTTCCATGCAGTACCAGGATGATATGCTATAAACGCATCGGTAACATCCTGGCCAGCGAGATTCAACAAAACAACCTCTCCGCCAGGGTGATCTTTACCCCAATCAGAAACATTGTAAACCTTACCCTGAATTGAGATCCATAGATCTCCTTTCTTGTTGTGCTTGGAAAGTTCATCCGATGATATATACTTCTTCTCTTTCTCAACAACCTCCATGGATGGCGGTGGCGGATGAGTGAATGAATGTCGGTATCAGATCCTGCAAGAATGTAGATAGAAAAGATAGAAACAAGGAAACTCCTTTAATGGTTGTGCAACCACAAAAGGGTCCTTGAAAATTGGTTATGATTTTGCAGCGATCTGATGAGATGAAATGAAATAATGTATGTAACTTTTGGGTAcagagaaggagaagaagagttTTGTTAATGAAAAGAGAAGGGTTATTTATAAAAACTGGGAGACAGGTGTTAAATAGCGGCAATTTCGTGGTGGAAAAAGAATGGGTCAAAATTTGGGGTTAAGAATTGAGAGACAGGTTAGTAAGAGTGAGGATGCAATGCAGGGTGTTATAGCTTAAGATAGAATCGAAACCGAAGatattttgagagagagagagaaaggacGCGTTAAGTAATGGGATGACGCTGTTACCCATGTGGGTTTGTGGAGAAGGGACGGACTAGTTGGGGTTTTCGCTGTTTTGATTTTATTAGGAGGGAGAATAACGTTGGGTTATTCTTTTAATACTGGGTCTTACTCTTTATtcaaaataatagtaatataatattattactatataATAACGGTTAGTAGGATAGAAAGGAACTCATGGGGAAGATAATACTTTAGTCCTTTGTAGggttttgcaaagaaaatattaaagtgtttctttttttattttttttcaactgATGAGCTGTTATTAAAGTATTGAGAGGGATtgcatttgattaaaaaaaatttatcttgatacaattatatatttatctttaataatatatatttatttggatACAACAAAAAAATTCAACATATTTAAGAATTAAAATAAGGAAAATGTTAATGAGTGTTTGACTTGATAATCATtaagaatttaaaaatattttttttaaaattatattattagaaataaaaataattaattttttaaggaataaaaaaaatttaaaatatttgtattcattgcattaaaaattaaaattatttatttatttaaagagtattttttttatttgaaatatttaaagagtATATCTAAGATACTCATTATTATACTTTTAAAATTATAGTAATTTATATAGGACACTCGCGTTTTtcaatttaacaaaatattttttaaatgctACTCTTAATTAAAATGAACATTTCGTTTAACGGATTTTAGATTGAttaaaatagtgttaaaaattttgattaaaaaaaaaaagatgaattgAACTTTGATACTCATTAGGATCACGACAAAAtagaatgtatatatatatatatatatatatatatatatatatatatatatatatatatatatatatatatatatatatatatatatatatatatatatatatatatatatatatatatatatatatatatatattcagttTTTGTTTTGGACATTCTACACATTCGGTAAAACTTCAACTTTGCTTCTTTTCAAAAACTATCATTCCTAAAATATTATATCAAAGCTTCCTTTTAGAGTAAATGAATTACAACAagtaaaattatcaaaaataaaataaattgaatgtaACCTCACAATTAAtatctttaaaatattaaaaaagattatttaattattttactttatttttttaattgataaaacAAACATATATACCTCGAgaattattttgtatttgaatATCAACCTCGAGAATTATTTTATGAGAATATCTTTTGAGCCTTCAACCATAATTGCTGCTCCATTTCCTTTAAGGTTTGACGCGCCTTCGACCAACAAGGTCCACACATAAGAGGCTTCCTCACTAGATGGGGAGTTGTACTTGACTATAAATTTGGCTAGTATCTTAGACTTTATACTCCCCCTAGGGAGGAAGTGTATCTCATACTCTGATAGTTCGATAGACCATGACACCATTTTTTCAGCCAAGCTTGGTTTCTTCAATACCTAACGAATATGGTAGTTTTGTTCACCATAATTATGTGTCCCTGGAGATAGGACATCGGCTTTCTCATTGTTATCACCATTTTCAATG
The nucleotide sequence above comes from Vicia villosa cultivar HV-30 ecotype Madison, WI unplaced genomic scaffold, Vvil1.0 ctg.000485F_1_1, whole genome shotgun sequence. Encoded proteins:
- the LOC131628845 gene encoding delta(8)-fatty-acid desaturase 1-like — encoded protein: MEVVEKEKKYISSDELSKHNKKGDLWISIQGKVYNVSDWGKDHPGGEVVLLNLAGQDVTDAFIAYHPGTAWKHLERFFTGFYLDDFKVSEVSKDYRKMVSEFVKLGLFEKKEHVTLFTLTSVAIMFSIVVFGVVGCESIWAHLGSGMLLGLLWMQSTYVGHDSGHYEVMSSKGYNKLAQIICGNCLTGISIAWWKWTHNAHHIACNSLDYDPDLQHIPVFAVSSRLFGNIKSYFYDRQLKFDALSRFLISYQHWTFYPVLCFARLNLYLQTFLLLFSPTRNVPDRLYNIMGIAVFWTWFPLLLSCLPSWPERLMFVLACFVVCSIQHLQFCLNHFAANVYVGPPSGNDWFEKQTSGTLDISCSTWMDWFFGGLQFQLEHHLFPRLPRAQLRKVSPLVIDLCKKHNLPYRSLTFVEANLWTLKTLRTAALQARDFTNASPQNLLWEAFNTHG